A region of uncultured Desulfobacter sp. DNA encodes the following proteins:
- a CDS encoding type II toxin-antitoxin system Phd/YefM family antitoxin produces MNIKNYVSSTLLSKNTAATLNSIESGEMDKLIILKNNSPKAILMSFESYEAMEDEIEDLRLTALALSRIQTFDPADTISHAEMMEKYTK; encoded by the coding sequence ATGAATATAAAAAACTATGTATCATCCACTTTGCTATCCAAAAATACAGCAGCAACCCTTAATTCAATTGAATCCGGGGAAATGGATAAGCTAATAATCCTGAAGAACAACTCTCCCAAGGCGATCCTGATGTCTTTTGAATCTTACGAAGCCATGGAAGATGAAATTGAGGATCTTCGTCTCACAGCACTGGCACTGTCCAGGATTCAGACTTTTGATCCTGCCGATACAATTTCCCACGCAGAGATGATGGAAAAATATACAAAATGA
- a CDS encoding type II toxin-antitoxin system RelE/ParE family toxin: MSWDILYHKDVDDDLKSVGPSAASRIIKTIDIKLTTAPDQYGIPLSHNLKNFRKLRIGDYRVVYRIVEQKVIVYVLAVGPRRDKEIYRAASERI, from the coding sequence ATGAGTTGGGACATTTTGTATCATAAAGATGTCGATGATGATTTAAAAAGCGTGGGGCCATCGGCCGCTAGTCGCATCATTAAGACAATTGATATAAAATTGACAACTGCCCCGGATCAATACGGGATACCTCTGTCCCATAACTTGAAAAATTTCAGAAAACTACGAATCGGTGATTACAGGGTTGTTTACAGAATCGTCGAACAAAAAGTCATTGTCTATGTCCTTGCAGTGGGTCCCCGAAGAGACAAAGAAATTTACAGAGCCGCGTCAGAAAGAATCTAA
- a CDS encoding nucleotidyltransferase domain-containing protein, whose product MIKNKEDIIQILKDEKKLLNDQFGVLSIGLFGSYANGAQNSESDIDLMVELKEPRYEFLAGLQIYLEQKFEKKIELIRKRKNFSDSFVKSIEKNIFYV is encoded by the coding sequence ATGATTAAGAATAAAGAAGATATTATTCAGATTCTGAAAGATGAAAAGAAATTATTAAATGACCAGTTTGGGGTGCTGTCCATAGGGCTGTTCGGATCGTACGCAAACGGCGCTCAAAATAGTGAAAGTGATATTGATCTAATGGTGGAGTTAAAAGAACCTCGATATGAATTTCTTGCCGGTCTTCAAATATATTTGGAACAAAAATTTGAAAAAAAAATTGAATTAATAAGAAAAAGAAAAAATTTTTCAGATAGTTTCGTTAAGTCCATAGAGAAGAACATTTTTTATGTCTGA
- a CDS encoding HepT-like ribonuclease domain-containing protein: protein MSDLIKENFLKILQSLEMIKKRFETIKTPDDFVLYTSIEWQQIMRLRDIISHHYDSIDNEIVFDICTNHITKLETEIREILN from the coding sequence ATGTCTGATCTGATAAAAGAAAATTTTCTAAAGATTCTCCAATCTTTGGAAATGATCAAAAAACGATTTGAAACAATTAAAACACCGGATGACTTTGTACTTTATACAAGCATTGAATGGCAACAGATTATGCGTTTGAGAGATATAATTTCACATCACTATGATAGTATTGATAATGAAATTGTATTTGATATTTGTACGAATCATATCACAAAACTGGAAACAGAAATTCGTGAAATCCTGAATTAA
- a CDS encoding HEPN domain-containing protein encodes MDINEQIKYWIDTSDDDFKAMGHLFEKGDYTWALFIGHIVLEKLLKAWFVSHKQTTPPFIHDLVRLSEKGNLHLNDEQKDILDTISAFNIRGRYDDYKREFYEKCSRAYTETWIRHIEEFRKWIKAKLLR; translated from the coding sequence ATGGACATCAATGAACAAATCAAATATTGGATTGATACATCAGATGATGATTTTAAGGCAATGGGGCATCTTTTTGAAAAAGGAGACTATACATGGGCCCTTTTTATCGGGCACATCGTTTTGGAAAAGTTGTTGAAAGCCTGGTTTGTCAGCCATAAACAAACGACGCCTCCATTTATTCATGACCTTGTCCGTTTATCAGAAAAGGGAAACTTACATCTAAATGATGAACAAAAAGATATTCTGGATACCATATCTGCCTTCAATATTCGGGGGCGGTATGATGACTACAAAAGAGAATTTTATGAAAAGTGTTCCAGAGCCTATACTGAAACATGGATTCGGCATATAGAGGAATTTAGAAAATGGATCAAAGCAAAGCTTCTGAGATAG
- a CDS encoding nucleotidyltransferase domain-containing protein — protein sequence MDQSKASEIASQYFDFVKKNEVNVKKGYIFGSFAKGTANEDSDIDLAIVFNELDDTFDMQVKLMKVRRKFDSRIEPHPFRESDFQDSNPLAYEIMKTGVELR from the coding sequence ATGGATCAAAGCAAAGCTTCTGAGATAGCCAGTCAATATTTTGACTTTGTAAAAAAAAACGAAGTTAATGTTAAAAAAGGATATATATTTGGCTCATTTGCCAAGGGGACTGCAAACGAAGACAGCGATATTGATTTAGCCATTGTTTTTAATGAGCTTGATGATACCTTTGACATGCAGGTCAAATTGATGAAAGTTAGGAGGAAATTCGACAGCAGAATTGAACCTCATCCGTTCAGGGAATCAGATTTTCAGGATTCAAATCCTCTGGCCTATGAAATTATGAAAACAGGGGTGGAATTGCGCTGA
- a CDS encoding nucleotidyltransferase domain-containing protein: MHQLVKNRLNDLQTICAALKVKKLYVFGSITSDKFMKDSDIDFLISFFDDLSIEEYTENYFILHYRLRELFNREIDIVTERTLSNPYFIESINETKELIYEA, encoded by the coding sequence ATGCATCAATTAGTGAAAAATAGATTAAATGATCTACAAACCATTTGCGCTGCTTTAAAAGTCAAAAAACTTTATGTTTTTGGATCTATCACTTCTGACAAATTCATGAAAGACAGCGATATCGATTTTTTAATTTCATTTTTTGATGATTTAAGCATTGAAGAGTATACAGAAAACTATTTCATTCTTCATTATCGATTAAGAGAACTATTTAACAGAGAAATCGATATTGTTACGGAAAGAACCTTGTCAAATCCATATTTCATTGAAAGCATCAATGAAACAAAAGAATTAATTTATGAAGCGTGA
- a CDS encoding HepT-like ribonuclease domain-containing protein has product MKREIKKYLFDIKVFIDSINDYLGSDRNFFEYQKNKLLRRGIEREIEIIGEAMSLILKIDPTIRIQNARQIVDTRNWVIHGYDKVNDVII; this is encoded by the coding sequence ATGAAGCGTGAAATTAAAAAATATCTTTTTGATATCAAGGTTTTTATAGACTCGATCAATGATTATTTAGGTAGTGACAGGAACTTTTTTGAATACCAAAAAAACAAATTGCTCCGCAGGGGAATTGAAAGGGAGATAGAAATAATTGGCGAAGCAATGAGCCTGATTTTAAAGATAGACCCGACAATTAGAATTCAAAATGCGAGGCAGATCGTTGACACGCGCAATTGGGTGATACACGGATATGATAAGGTCAATGACGTAATAATATGA
- the gmd gene encoding GDP-mannose 4,6-dehydratase: MKKALITGITGQDGAYLAEFLLAKGYEVHGIKRRASLFNTDRIDHLYQDPHEENRNLFLHYGDLTDSTNLIRILQQVQPDEVYNLAAQSHVAVSFESPEYTADTDALGTLRLLEGIRLLGLENKIRFYQASTSELYGKVQEVPQTEKTPFYPRSPYAAAKLYAYWITVNYREAYNIYACNGILFNHESPLRGETFVTRKITRALARISLGLQDCLYLGNLDAKRDWGHAKDYVRMQWLMLQQDAPDDFVIATGKQYSVKDFVNAASRELDLNISWQGTGINEKGKDTKTGKTIVAVDPKYFRPTEVETLLGDPSKAMKKLKWEPEISFEQMVTEMVQKDLEGAKKDHLCQTHGFNTYDYNE, translated from the coding sequence ATGAAAAAAGCACTAATAACCGGTATCACCGGCCAGGACGGCGCCTATCTGGCAGAGTTTTTACTTGCCAAAGGATACGAAGTCCACGGGATCAAAAGACGGGCTTCTCTGTTCAATACAGACCGCATTGACCATCTTTACCAGGACCCACATGAAGAAAACCGCAACCTGTTTCTCCATTATGGAGATCTTACCGACTCGACTAATTTAATTCGCATCCTTCAGCAGGTACAGCCGGACGAAGTGTACAACCTGGCAGCCCAGAGTCATGTAGCCGTCTCCTTTGAATCCCCGGAATATACAGCCGACACCGACGCTCTGGGTACCCTGCGTCTGCTCGAAGGTATCCGCCTTCTGGGCCTTGAAAATAAAATCAGATTTTACCAGGCATCCACATCAGAGCTTTACGGTAAAGTCCAGGAAGTCCCCCAGACAGAAAAAACCCCGTTTTACCCCAGAAGCCCTTATGCTGCGGCCAAACTTTATGCCTACTGGATAACTGTCAATTACAGGGAGGCATATAATATCTACGCCTGTAACGGCATCCTGTTTAACCATGAATCCCCCCTGCGCGGAGAAACATTTGTCACCCGTAAAATCACCCGGGCCCTGGCCCGGATCTCTCTGGGTCTGCAGGACTGTCTTTATCTTGGTAACCTGGATGCAAAAAGGGATTGGGGCCATGCCAAAGATTACGTGCGCATGCAATGGCTCATGCTCCAACAGGACGCCCCGGATGATTTTGTGATCGCCACAGGCAAACAATATTCGGTTAAAGACTTTGTCAATGCCGCATCAAGGGAACTGGATCTGAACATCTCCTGGCAGGGAACCGGCATTAATGAAAAAGGTAAAGATACAAAAACAGGAAAAACAATTGTTGCCGTAGATCCCAAATATTTCCGTCCCACAGAAGTGGAAACCCTTTTGGGAGATCCTTCAAAAGCAATGAAAAAATTGAAGTGGGAACCCGAGATCTCCTTTGAACAGATGGTGACTGAGATGGTTCAAAAAGATCTTGAAGGGGCGAAGAAGGATCATCTTTGCCAGACTCATGGGTTTAACACCTATGATTATAACGAATAA
- a CDS encoding GDP-L-fucose synthase, with protein MQKTDKIFIAGARGLVGSALKRLLSQEGYTNVLTPGRKELDLMDTKAVAAWFEKHKPDYVFQAAAKVGGILANNTSPADFIYQNLTIQNNIIHQSYLNKVKKLLFLGSSCIYPKLCPQPMKEEYLMTGPLEPTNSPYAVAKIAGIEMCWAYNRQYGTRFIPVMPTNLYGPNDNFDLKNSHVLPALIHKFHEAKLANAPAVTVWGTGAPKREFLYVDDLAKACCFLMNRDLAESTYKNKPLFNIGTGKDITIKELALLIKEVTGYEGVLEFDESKPDGTPQKLLDVSQINALGWHASTSLHQGIADAYEWYNNKSGTI; from the coding sequence ATGCAAAAAACAGATAAGATATTCATAGCCGGTGCCCGCGGACTTGTTGGTTCTGCATTGAAAAGACTTCTTTCCCAGGAAGGATACACCAACGTCTTGACACCTGGTCGCAAAGAACTTGATCTAATGGACACAAAGGCTGTGGCAGCCTGGTTTGAAAAGCATAAACCGGATTACGTATTTCAGGCCGCAGCCAAAGTGGGCGGTATTCTGGCCAATAACACATCTCCTGCCGATTTTATTTACCAGAATTTGACCATCCAGAACAATATCATCCACCAGTCATACCTGAACAAAGTAAAAAAACTTCTTTTCCTGGGCTCATCCTGTATTTACCCAAAACTTTGCCCCCAGCCCATGAAGGAAGAATATCTCATGACCGGGCCGTTGGAGCCGACAAATTCACCGTACGCTGTCGCTAAAATTGCAGGTATAGAGATGTGCTGGGCGTATAATCGCCAGTACGGTACCCGATTCATCCCGGTTATGCCGACCAATCTTTACGGCCCGAATGACAATTTTGATTTGAAAAACTCCCATGTTTTGCCAGCGCTGATTCACAAATTTCATGAAGCCAAACTTGCCAATGCGCCCGCAGTTACCGTTTGGGGCACAGGCGCTCCAAAAAGGGAATTCCTTTATGTGGATGATCTGGCCAAGGCCTGCTGCTTTTTAATGAATAGAGATCTTGCGGAAAGTACATACAAAAACAAGCCTCTGTTTAACATCGGCACCGGCAAGGATATCACCATCAAAGAGCTGGCTTTACTGATTAAGGAAGTAACCGGATATGAGGGCGTTTTAGAATTTGACGAGTCGAAGCCCGACGGTACTCCTCAAAAACTTTTGGATGTTTCTCAAATCAATGCGTTGGGCTGGCATGCATCGACCTCACTTCACCAAGGTATTGCCGACGCCTATGAGTGGTACAATAACAAATCTGGAACAATATAA
- a CDS encoding nucleotidyltransferase domain-containing protein encodes MHQLVKNRLNDLQTICAALKVKKLYVFGSITSDKFMKDSDIDFLISFFDDLSIEEYTENYFLLHYRLRELFNREIDIVTERTLSNPYFIESIDETKELIYEA; translated from the coding sequence ATGCATCAATTAGTGAAAAATAGATTAAATGATCTACAAACCATTTGCGCTGCTTTAAAAGTCAAAAAACTTTATGTTTTTGGATCTATCACTTCTGACAAATTCATGAAAGACAGCGATATCGATTTTTTAATTTCATTTTTTGATGATTTAAGCATTGAAGAGTATACAGAAAACTATTTTCTTCTTCATTATCGATTAAGAGAACTGTTTAACAGAGAAATCGATATTGTTACAGAAAGAACCTTGTCAAATCCATATTTCATTGAAAGCATCGATGAAACAAAAGAATTAATTTATGAAGCGTGA
- a CDS encoding HepT-like ribonuclease domain-containing protein has translation MKREIKKYLFDIKVSIDSINDYLGSDRNFFEYQKNKLLRRGIEREIEIIGEAMSRILKIDPTMRIQNARQIVDTRNWVIHGYDKVDDVIIWGIISKNLPELEKEILQYLDL, from the coding sequence ATGAAGCGTGAAATTAAAAAATATCTTTTTGATATCAAGGTTTCTATAGACTCGATCAATGATTATTTAGGTAGTGACAGGAACTTTTTTGAATACCAAAAAAACAAATTGCTGCGCAGGGGAATTGAAAGGGAGATAGAAATAATTGGCGAAGCAATGAGCCGAATTTTAAAGATAGACCCGACAATGAGAATTCAAAACGCAAGGCAGATCGTTGACACGCGCAATTGGGTGATACACGGATATGATAAGGTCGATGACGTAATAATATGGGGAATTATTTCAAAGAATCTGCCGGAATTGGAAAAAGAGATCCTTCAGTATTTGGACCTCTGA
- a CDS encoding IS5 family transposase, whose amino-acid sequence MAYKKIQYGCSFADMAIQKYSRKNRNHIFLQEIDKTVDWEPIQALLLKHYEPGKSKLGEVAYPPLFLFKCLLLQKWFRIKSDPELESQINDRISFRSFLGLPLEQASPDHSTYSRFRKRLTKDAMIKINSALLNQFHRLGYSINEGIAVDARLVKSASRPVSNDQLKELKEKSLTMEGQLDKNGTRKKYSRDLDSDWSIKNDKPHFGLKEHTAVDTDNGFILSTYMTPPSQNDSIHLPMVVISSMHTSDKIQKVYADKGYAGAPNRSFLALNNIGDGIMRKDSKTAKLTETESKRNKAISKLRYIVEQYFGISHVHDNGQRARFPEIMKNTIDIMFRQFAFNLRKGAKLFNVIPV is encoded by the coding sequence ATGGCATACAAAAAGATCCAGTACGGTTGTTCCTTCGCTGATATGGCGATCCAGAAATACTCCCGAAAGAATAGAAACCATATATTCCTTCAAGAAATTGACAAAACCGTAGACTGGGAACCAATTCAGGCGCTCCTGCTGAAGCACTATGAACCGGGGAAGTCAAAACTCGGTGAGGTTGCCTATCCGCCATTGTTTTTATTCAAATGCCTCCTGCTTCAAAAATGGTTTCGGATAAAATCCGACCCGGAACTGGAAAGCCAAATCAATGATCGGATTTCCTTCAGATCCTTTCTGGGACTGCCGTTGGAACAAGCCAGCCCTGACCATTCGACTTATTCCCGCTTCCGTAAACGTTTGACCAAAGATGCCATGATAAAAATAAACAGTGCGTTGCTTAATCAGTTTCATCGGCTTGGATACTCTATTAATGAAGGCATTGCAGTTGATGCCCGTCTGGTGAAATCTGCCAGCAGACCAGTTTCCAACGATCAGTTGAAAGAGCTTAAAGAGAAAAGCCTTACCATGGAGGGCCAGTTGGATAAAAACGGCACCAGGAAAAAATACTCCAGGGATCTGGATTCCGACTGGAGCATCAAAAATGACAAACCTCATTTCGGACTCAAGGAACATACGGCGGTTGATACCGATAACGGTTTTATTCTTTCCACATATATGACACCGCCTTCTCAAAATGATTCTATTCATCTGCCTATGGTTGTTATTTCCAGTATGCATACCAGTGATAAGATTCAAAAGGTCTATGCTGACAAAGGATATGCCGGTGCTCCGAATCGTAGCTTCCTTGCATTGAACAATATTGGGGACGGCATTATGAGAAAGGACTCTAAAACCGCTAAATTGACTGAGACTGAAAGCAAACGGAATAAGGCCATTTCAAAGCTCCGGTACATTGTAGAACAGTATTTCGGCATCAGCCACGTGCACGATAATGGACAACGGGCTCGATTTCCGGAGATTATGAAGAATACCATTGATATCATGTTTCGACAGTTTGCTTTCAATTTAAGAAAAGGGGCTAAATTGTTTAACGTCATACCTGTTTAG
- a CDS encoding heparinase II/III-family protein — protein sequence MWYAEKIIGKLESPPVSPKPPADLPMSRAFMDAGIVAMHTNLIDAADNLMIAFRSSPYGAYGHMHRDQNSFNINFGGERIFTGSGYYISYGDEHFKGWYTHTRGHNSILIDGKGQMRGSDGFGQIIDYKHTTAFTYCVGDASQAYGDDVGLRTFRRHLLFLRPGVLLVYDELEAGHKAHWEWMLHSPNKLTIANSVLMGGNRKAKTRVDIFASTQLEMSSHTRFDPPAVNWRKHKNGGKIIEYPDQWHFAVVPAMPQEKLRILAVIQVQPANVPTPIDTPLMLGDTLVLTGAGKQVQVELSTHRPAQIKLR from the coding sequence TTGTGGTATGCGGAAAAAATAATCGGCAAACTGGAAAGTCCCCCGGTTTCTCCAAAACCACCCGCCGATCTGCCGATGTCGCGGGCTTTTATGGATGCAGGAATTGTTGCGATGCATACGAACCTGATTGATGCTGCCGACAACTTGATGATCGCTTTCCGCTCATCTCCGTACGGTGCCTACGGTCATATGCACAGAGACCAGAACAGTTTTAACATCAATTTCGGCGGAGAACGGATCTTTACAGGCTCCGGTTATTACATCAGTTATGGTGATGAGCATTTCAAGGGATGGTACACCCATACCCGGGGGCACAATTCGATCCTGATCGACGGCAAAGGGCAGATGCGAGGGTCTGACGGCTTTGGCCAAATCATTGACTATAAACACACCACCGCATTCACCTACTGCGTGGGCGACGCTTCCCAAGCTTACGGGGATGACGTCGGCCTGCGCACCTTCCGCCGCCATTTGCTGTTTTTACGTCCGGGGGTCCTGCTGGTTTACGACGAGCTGGAGGCAGGGCATAAGGCTCACTGGGAATGGATGCTGCACAGTCCGAATAAATTGACAATTGCCAACAGCGTACTGATGGGCGGTAACAGGAAAGCAAAAACGCGGGTGGACATTTTCGCTTCGACTCAGTTGGAGATGAGCAGTCATACCCGATTTGATCCGCCGGCAGTCAACTGGCGCAAGCACAAAAACGGCGGCAAAATTATAGAATATCCTGATCAGTGGCATTTTGCCGTCGTGCCTGCTATGCCACAGGAAAAACTGCGTATTCTGGCCGTCATCCAGGTACAGCCTGCAAATGTTCCTACGCCCATTGACACGCCGCTAATGCTGGGAGATACTCTCGTTTTGACAGGGGCCGGAAAGCAAGTTCAGGTGGAATTGAGTACCCACCGTCCCGCGCAGATTAAACTGCGATAA
- a CDS encoding SDR family NAD(P)-dependent oxidoreductase encodes MKNFLSQKRILVTGACGTIGSELTRQLLEDYQVKEIVCIDNNESELFFLEQKHLSHSNVSFALTDIRDSEKLFRMMQGIDIVFHTAALKHVILCERNPFEAVQTNIQGVKNIITAASGNKVEKVIFTSSDKAVNPTNVMGTSKLMGERLMTAANSNQRAESTLFASTRFGNVLGSRGSVIPIFKEQIKKGGPITLTDPEMTRFIMSIKQAVQLVIDSAKIAAGGYVFITKMPVIRIKDLAEVMIKELAPVYGHNPDNIKINIIGTKPGEKLYEELMSHEETRRAMELRKYFAVKPAFEGLYNKSPYEHIEIINETVTNPYNSSNEPVLSKEELRDFLLSNKLLEECMESSHPDKRYWP; translated from the coding sequence ATGAAAAATTTCCTATCACAAAAAAGAATTCTCGTAACAGGCGCATGCGGAACTATCGGCAGCGAACTGACCAGACAACTACTTGAAGATTATCAGGTCAAAGAAATTGTTTGCATAGATAACAATGAAAGCGAACTTTTTTTTCTTGAACAAAAACATTTGTCTCACAGCAATGTCAGTTTTGCCCTAACAGACATCCGGGACAGCGAAAAATTATTCCGGATGATGCAGGGTATAGATATTGTGTTTCATACCGCAGCGTTGAAGCACGTCATCCTCTGTGAAAGAAATCCCTTTGAAGCGGTTCAGACGAACATTCAAGGGGTAAAAAATATCATTACTGCCGCCTCTGGAAACAAGGTCGAAAAAGTTATTTTCACCAGTTCAGACAAAGCTGTAAATCCGACCAACGTTATGGGTACATCCAAGCTCATGGGTGAGAGATTAATGACTGCCGCCAACAGTAACCAGCGGGCTGAAAGCACATTGTTCGCATCCACCCGATTTGGTAACGTGCTAGGCTCCAGAGGCTCGGTTATTCCAATTTTTAAAGAGCAGATTAAAAAAGGCGGCCCCATTACTTTGACCGACCCGGAGATGACCCGGTTCATTATGAGTATAAAACAAGCGGTTCAACTGGTCATTGATTCTGCTAAAATCGCAGCAGGCGGTTATGTGTTTATTACTAAAATGCCTGTGATCCGAATCAAAGATCTGGCAGAAGTAATGATCAAAGAACTTGCCCCGGTTTACGGCCATAACCCGGATAATATTAAAATTAATATTATTGGAACCAAGCCGGGTGAGAAACTCTATGAAGAACTGATGAGCCATGAAGAAACGAGAAGGGCAATGGAGTTGAGGAAATACTTTGCAGTCAAACCGGCATTTGAAGGGCTGTATAATAAGTCTCCATATGAACATATCGAAATTATAAACGAAACTGTGACAAACCCGTATAACTCTTCCAACGAACCGGTTTTATCAAAAGAAGAGCTCAGAGATTTCCTTCTATCGAATAAACTTCTTGAAGAATGTATGGAGTCTTCACATCCGGACAAAAGATACTGGCCATAA
- a CDS encoding NAD-dependent epimerase/dehydratase family protein: MKVLILGGDGYLGWPTAMNLTAFNHDVTIVDNYLRRNICREEDSEALFPVPNLHDRVNIWQEQSGHKISIYIGDLCNWDFIRHVFAESNPEVVIHYAEQPSAPYSMLNRKAAMLTLQNNLDVTANLIFAVKEYAPEAHIIKLGTMGEYGTPNIDIEEGWIDIKHKGRKQKFLYPRQAGSLYHTTKVMDTDLLWFYVRMWDLKVTDLMQGPVYGLHTDENLGNEKLFPFFNYDEMFGTVVNRFIVQAVVGYPLTVYGKGGQTRGYLDIRDTLQCVKLSMENPAEKGELRIFNQFVETFSVNELADKVEQAGKLFNLDVRIKSLPNPRKEAEEHYYNPVHTGLLDLGLKPHYLTENILAQMMETVLKYKENIKESSIFRGVKWQ; the protein is encoded by the coding sequence ATGAAAGTATTGATACTAGGCGGGGACGGATATCTGGGCTGGCCAACCGCCATGAACCTGACCGCCTTTAACCACGACGTCACCATAGTTGATAATTACCTTCGAAGAAATATCTGCAGGGAGGAGGACTCCGAAGCTCTGTTCCCTGTCCCCAACCTCCACGACAGGGTAAACATCTGGCAGGAACAATCCGGCCATAAAATAAGCATATATATTGGAGATCTCTGCAATTGGGATTTCATCCGCCATGTTTTTGCAGAATCAAACCCTGAAGTTGTCATCCACTATGCAGAACAGCCATCAGCTCCATATTCCATGCTCAACCGGAAAGCTGCCATGCTGACCCTTCAGAACAATCTGGATGTCACGGCCAATCTGATTTTTGCTGTAAAGGAGTATGCTCCCGAAGCCCACATAATAAAATTGGGAACCATGGGAGAATATGGCACACCGAACATTGATATAGAAGAGGGGTGGATTGACATAAAGCACAAGGGAAGAAAACAGAAGTTTCTCTACCCCAGGCAGGCAGGAAGCCTTTATCACACCACCAAGGTTATGGATACTGACCTTTTATGGTTTTATGTCAGAATGTGGGATCTTAAAGTTACAGATCTCATGCAGGGGCCAGTGTATGGACTTCATACTGATGAAAACCTGGGGAATGAAAAGCTGTTCCCTTTTTTCAACTATGATGAGATGTTCGGTACTGTTGTAAACAGGTTCATTGTTCAGGCTGTTGTTGGTTACCCATTGACAGTTTATGGCAAGGGGGGGCAGACCAGAGGGTACCTTGATATCCGCGACACGCTTCAATGTGTAAAGCTGTCCATGGAAAACCCTGCTGAAAAAGGGGAGTTGAGGATTTTTAATCAGTTTGTTGAGACCTTTTCCGTCAATGAGCTGGCCGACAAAGTGGAACAGGCAGGTAAATTGTTTAATCTGGATGTCCGGATTAAATCCTTGCCCAATCCAAGAAAAGAGGCTGAAGAGCACTATTATAACCCTGTTCATACAGGGCTTCTTGATCTTGGTTTGAAACCCCATTATCTGACTGAAAATATTCTGGCACAGATGATGGAAACTGTGTTGAAATATAAAGAGAACATAAAAGAGTCTTCTATTTTCAGAGGTGTAAAATGGCAGTAG